One window from the genome of Enterococcus haemoperoxidus ATCC BAA-382 encodes:
- a CDS encoding 4-hydroxy-3-methylbut-2-enyl diphosphate reductase — protein sequence MKIINISPRGYCYGVVDAMVIARNASLDENLPRPIYILGMIVHNKHVTDAFESIGIHTLYGENREEILAQVDHGTVIFTAHGTSPKVKKLAIEKGLTVIDATCPDVTITHELIAEKVTDGFEIIYIGKKNHPEPEGAQGVSPEHVHLVANQADIDSLSLSTDKIFVTNQTTMSQWDVSDLMDSIQEKYPQVLIHKDICKATQVRQEAVVNQAQGCDLTIVVGDPKSNNSNRLAQVSIEQAGVPAHRISDVSQIDPNWLVDVEQVAVTAGASTPTQIVREVIDYLQQFDLNDPVTHTRDSTTTSEAILPRPRIKDLTKNRNRRLEELRLGKR from the coding sequence ATGAAAATTATAAATATTAGTCCGCGTGGCTATTGTTATGGTGTTGTTGATGCAATGGTCATCGCCAGAAATGCATCTTTAGATGAGAATTTACCACGTCCCATCTACATTTTGGGAATGATCGTTCATAATAAACATGTCACAGATGCATTTGAAAGCATCGGAATCCACACTTTATATGGAGAAAATCGAGAAGAAATTTTAGCTCAAGTAGATCACGGAACTGTTATTTTTACAGCACACGGAACTTCACCAAAAGTGAAAAAATTAGCGATTGAAAAAGGGTTAACTGTTATCGATGCAACTTGTCCTGACGTGACGATTACACACGAACTGATTGCAGAAAAAGTAACGGACGGCTTTGAAATTATTTATATCGGCAAAAAAAATCATCCTGAACCAGAAGGAGCACAAGGTGTTTCACCAGAACATGTCCATTTAGTTGCAAATCAGGCTGATATCGACAGTCTATCGTTAAGCACTGATAAAATTTTCGTAACCAACCAAACAACCATGAGCCAATGGGATGTAAGCGATCTAATGGATTCAATTCAGGAAAAATATCCTCAAGTTCTCATTCATAAAGACATCTGCAAGGCTACTCAAGTTCGCCAAGAAGCAGTTGTAAATCAAGCACAAGGATGCGATTTAACAATTGTTGTAGGTGATCCAAAAAGTAATAATAGTAATCGTTTAGCACAGGTTTCTATTGAGCAAGCAGGTGTTCCTGCTCATCGGATTTCTGATGTTTCACAAATTGATCCTAATTGGCTGGTGGACGTTGAACAAGTAGCAGTAACGGCTGGCGCCTCTACTCCAACTCAAATTGTTCGTGAAGTTATCGACTATTTACAACAGTTTGACCTAAATGATCCAGTAACGCATACAAGAGATTCAACAACAACATCTGAAGCAATTCTGCCTAGACCAAGAATTAAAGATCTAACTAAAAATCGTAACAGACGATTAGAAGAATTACGTTTGGGAAAAAGATAA
- a CDS encoding glucosaminidase domain-containing protein, translated as MDEIKTRSSRHQQQNLKKNRKRVASVIGTSLVFLPIAGNLLPLGVQATEVETQGAISQQAFIDSIGYSAASVADVNDLYASVMIAQALLESSYGTSGLAAAPNYNLFGVKGSYGGQSVYMPTSEYLNGEWVTVTEPFRSYPSYAESFQDHANVLKTTLASSGNYHYSGVWKSNTSSYMDATAALAGRYATDPNYASKLNWLIEAYGLTAYDSGITQSTVTSDNAASTQSTIGQSSATNTVSTYTVASGDTLWGISEKFGISVDQLMASNGITAELITVGQVLQIA; from the coding sequence ATGGACGAGATTAAAACAAGAAGTAGTAGGCACCAGCAACAAAATCTTAAAAAAAACCGTAAAAGGGTTGCATCTGTGATAGGAACTTCATTAGTATTTCTTCCAATCGCAGGAAATTTATTACCTCTAGGTGTTCAAGCGACAGAAGTGGAAACACAAGGAGCAATTTCACAACAAGCATTTATTGATTCAATTGGATATTCGGCTGCTTCAGTAGCGGACGTTAATGATTTATATGCGTCTGTCATGATCGCACAAGCATTATTAGAGAGTAGTTATGGTACTTCAGGTTTAGCGGCAGCGCCTAATTATAACTTATTTGGAGTAAAAGGAAGCTATGGCGGACAAAGTGTATACATGCCTACTTCAGAATACCTGAATGGTGAATGGGTAACGGTCACAGAACCTTTTAGAAGCTACCCTTCATACGCAGAATCGTTTCAAGATCATGCTAATGTTCTTAAAACGACTTTAGCTTCAAGCGGCAACTATCATTACTCAGGAGTTTGGAAAAGCAATACATCTAGTTATATGGATGCTACGGCAGCCTTAGCTGGGCGCTATGCGACAGATCCTAATTACGCAAGTAAATTAAATTGGTTGATTGAAGCATACGGTTTAACTGCCTACGACAGTGGAATTACTCAGTCAACAGTAACAAGTGATAATGCAGCCTCAACTCAATCAACGATTGGACAAAGTAGCGCTACGAATACTGTATCAACATACACCGTAGCATCAGGAGATACACTTTGGGGGATTTCTGAAAAATTCGGAATTTCAGTTGATCAGCTTATGGCTTCAAACGGCATAACAGCTGAATTGATTACAGTAGGTCAAGTACTACAAATTGCATAA